Proteins encoded within one genomic window of Halorussus salilacus:
- a CDS encoding DUF7109 family protein, with product MADTTDELAGVVDLFGALTRDELERALVELAFKQGREVEREAVASEIDRAVEGYHLVETEYADSSDAATASDESGDDGGGAETVLVAGPAAFPTVPENGPDLPHILDVPDRDLDREDLGEAVAERLREEARTAAAAGDADRAEELLDVSYDLEAWAPVDASGVRETLDSAFE from the coding sequence ATGGCCGACACGACCGACGAACTCGCCGGGGTGGTGGACCTGTTCGGCGCGCTGACCCGCGACGAACTCGAACGCGCGCTGGTGGAACTCGCGTTCAAGCAGGGCCGCGAGGTCGAACGCGAGGCCGTCGCGAGCGAGATCGACCGCGCGGTCGAGGGCTACCACCTCGTCGAGACCGAGTACGCCGACTCGTCGGACGCGGCGACCGCGTCCGACGAGTCGGGCGACGACGGGGGCGGGGCCGAGACCGTGCTGGTCGCGGGTCCCGCCGCCTTCCCGACCGTCCCCGAGAACGGCCCCGACCTGCCCCACATCCTGGACGTGCCCGACCGCGACCTCGACCGCGAGGACCTCGGCGAGGCGGTCGCCGAGCGACTCCGTGAGGAGGCCCGAACGGCCGCCGCGGCGGGCGACGCCGACCGCGCCGAGGAACTGCTGGACGTGAGCTACGACCTCGAAGCGTGGGCCCCGGTGGACGCGAGTGGGGTGCGCGAGACCCTCGATAGCGCGTTCGAGTGA